The following proteins are encoded in a genomic region of Oncorhynchus kisutch isolate 150728-3 linkage group LG6, Okis_V2, whole genome shotgun sequence:
- the LOC109880754 gene encoding histone chaperone asf1b-B, with amino-acid sequence MAKVQVLNVAVLDNPSRFGNPFQFEITFECMEDLPEDLEWKIIYVGSAESEEYDQTLDSVLVGPVPAGRHMFVFQADAPNTGLIPESDAVGVTVALITCTYRGQEFIRIGYYVNNEYTDPELRENPPIKPDYGQLQRNILASNPRVTRFHINWEGCAERMEDSENVDPAPNSMLPPSCLPGKAPPIGLLPDNSMDCL; translated from the exons ATGGCGAAGGTTCAAGTACTAAATGTCGCTGTCCTCGATAACCCGAGTCGATTCGGAAACCCATTTCAATTCGAAATAACATTTGAGTGCATGGAAGACCTGCCAGAAG ATCTTGAGTGGAAGATCATATATGTGGGTTCAGCAGAGAGTGAAGAATATGACCAGACCCTTGACTCTGTTCTGGTTGGCCCAGTACCAGCCGGGAGGCACATGTTTGTGTTCCAG GcggatgccccaaacacgggTCTGATTCCAGAAAGTGATGCTGTCGGCGTAACTGTGGCGCTAATCACCTGTACATACCGCGGACAGGAGTTCATTCGTATCGGGTACTACGTCAACAACGAGTACACCGACCCTGAGCTGCGGGAAAACCCACCCATAAAACCTGACTATGGACAG CTCCAGAGAAATATTTTGGCTTCAAACCCACGTGTAACAAGATTCCATATCAACTGGGAAGGGTGTGCAGAAAGAATGGAAGACTCAGAGAATGTGGATCCTGCCCCCAACTCTATGCTGCCCCCATCTTGCCTCCCGGGCAAGGCCCCACCCATAGGGttgctacctgacaactctaTGGACTGCTTGTAG